From Sphingobium sp. RAC03, a single genomic window includes:
- a CDS encoding type II toxin-antitoxin system VapC family toxin, producing MLIVDTSVAARWVIGSDDPILSNEVSIALTLLPHRLVAPDLLMAEFANVMWKKVRAQEIGSAQAREAVAVLPDIVELIPTAGLADRAMDISLRLDHPAYDCFFLAAAQMLETIVISADRKLVRRCADTAFSGLIAGLTDRPSWQA from the coding sequence ATGCTCATCGTTGACACGAGCGTTGCTGCCCGTTGGGTCATTGGCAGCGATGATCCTATTCTGTCGAATGAAGTCAGTATTGCTCTTACTCTTTTGCCGCATCGACTGGTTGCGCCCGACTTGCTGATGGCCGAGTTCGCCAACGTCATGTGGAAGAAGGTGCGAGCGCAGGAAATCGGTTCCGCTCAAGCCAGGGAGGCGGTGGCAGTGCTGCCCGACATCGTCGAACTGATCCCGACTGCGGGCCTGGCCGATCGCGCCATGGACATAAGCCTGCGACTGGACCACCCGGCCTATGATTGCTTTTTCCTGGCCGCGGCGCAAATGCTGGAAACCATCGTCATTTCGGCCGACAGAAAGCTGGTTCGCCGTTGCGCTGATACGGCATTTTCGGGCCTGATTGCGGGCCTGACGGATCGTCCGTCCTGGCAGGCGTAG
- a CDS encoding alpha/beta fold hydrolase: protein MTDLPIERHDVKGFDGLPIAVHVVGEGRDLVLIHGYFSNAYTNWIRYGHAAKLVAAGFRLIMPDLRGHGESGKPHDPAAYPADALTDDGLALIEQMGLTDYDLGGYSLGARTTVRMLARGATPRRVILAGMGLRGLVQSLDNGGYYQNVLTNLGTFERGTSQWMTEAFLKTTKGDPVALLHILNTFVDTPEAVIAGIAQPTKVICGADDQDNGVAQELADILPHGSYTEIPGNHMNAVTRKEMGQAMVDFLTA, encoded by the coding sequence ATGACCGACCTCCCCATCGAACGCCATGATGTAAAGGGCTTCGATGGCCTGCCGATCGCGGTGCATGTCGTTGGTGAAGGGCGGGATCTGGTGCTGATCCACGGCTATTTCTCCAACGCCTACACAAATTGGATCCGCTATGGCCATGCCGCCAAGCTGGTAGCGGCGGGCTTTCGCCTGATCATGCCGGACCTGCGTGGGCATGGCGAAAGCGGCAAGCCGCATGATCCCGCCGCCTATCCGGCCGATGCGCTGACCGATGATGGTCTGGCGCTGATCGAACAGATGGGCCTGACCGACTATGATCTTGGCGGCTATTCGCTGGGTGCGCGGACGACGGTGCGGATGCTGGCACGCGGCGCGACGCCGCGCCGGGTGATCCTGGCGGGGATGGGACTGCGCGGACTGGTGCAATCGCTCGACAATGGCGGCTATTATCAGAATGTGCTTACCAATCTCGGCACGTTCGAACGCGGCACTTCGCAATGGATGACCGAAGCCTTCCTCAAGACGACCAAGGGCGACCCGGTGGCCCTGCTTCATATTCTCAATACGTTCGTCGATACGCCCGAAGCCGTCATTGCCGGGATCGCGCAGCCGACCAAGGTCATCTGCGGCGCGGACGATCAGGATAATGGCGTGGCGCAGGAACTGGCCGATATTTTGCCTCATGGCAGCTACACCGAGATTCCCGGCAACCATATGAACGCTGTGACCCGCAAGGAGATGGGGCAAGCGATGGTCGATTTTCTCACCGCTTGA
- a CDS encoding GGDEF domain-containing protein translates to MDPVIIIIALLIFTSVIMALAMGVAWLHFGRQRHVRSWALSYVAATGQWLANAGGAALGSGSLMALTSCLIVVSASLMLVGVRQRSGKPVPWLALTLCGAVVATGGSYVALIGDRSLQGIVVPSYVGLLMLCSAIALWPRNRRFSAPEMAFFSMSLILALFEAGLVASAATDLGRAPGEGMALYRALLGLGLPSIYVGLGVAAVMVVAGDLAHQLRRQMRHDPLTNVLNRRGLDESASRAIAHAHRHQRPLALVVCDLDGFKALNDGHGHIAGDAALCGFAQLLTNAVRRGDIVARLGGDEFGLLLVETDAAAAADVMERVRAEIGCLVVPNAPEAALRASFGVAELLASDQSLEDMVARADTALYDAKKEGKNRVAIWRAAA, encoded by the coding sequence ATGGACCCGGTTATCATCATCATTGCTTTGCTCATTTTCACCAGTGTCATCATGGCACTGGCGATGGGGGTGGCGTGGTTGCACTTTGGGCGGCAACGTCATGTGCGTAGCTGGGCGCTATCCTATGTTGCGGCAACCGGACAATGGCTGGCCAATGCAGGTGGTGCCGCACTGGGCAGCGGCAGTCTGATGGCCCTGACGTCCTGCCTGATCGTGGTGAGCGCATCCTTGATGCTCGTGGGCGTCCGGCAACGATCGGGGAAGCCGGTCCCATGGCTCGCGCTGACCCTCTGTGGTGCCGTCGTGGCCACAGGCGGCAGTTATGTGGCGTTGATCGGGGACCGGTCGCTCCAAGGCATCGTCGTGCCATCTTATGTCGGCCTGTTGATGCTGTGTTCGGCGATCGCGCTCTGGCCCCGCAACCGGCGTTTCAGCGCGCCGGAGATGGCCTTTTTCAGCATGAGCCTCATCCTCGCGCTGTTCGAAGCCGGGCTCGTTGCCAGTGCTGCAACGGATTTGGGTCGGGCGCCCGGTGAAGGGATGGCCCTGTATCGCGCTTTGCTTGGGCTGGGGCTTCCGTCCATCTATGTCGGGCTGGGCGTCGCCGCCGTCATGGTGGTGGCGGGCGACCTTGCCCATCAATTGCGCAGGCAGATGCGCCATGACCCGCTGACCAATGTATTGAACCGGCGCGGGCTGGACGAATCCGCCAGTCGCGCGATCGCCCATGCGCACCGGCACCAGCGGCCCTTGGCGCTGGTGGTCTGCGATCTGGATGGGTTCAAAGCGTTGAACGATGGGCACGGGCATATCGCCGGAGATGCAGCATTGTGCGGTTTCGCGCAGTTGCTGACCAATGCGGTGCGTCGCGGGGATATCGTGGCGCGTCTGGGTGGTGACGAATTTGGCCTGCTGCTGGTGGAGACCGATGCGGCGGCGGCGGCCGATGTCATGGAGCGTGTGCGCGCAGAGATTGGTTGCCTTGTCGTGCCGAATGCCCCGGAAGCCGCCTTGCGCGCGAGTTTCGGGGTGGCCGAGTTGCTCGCGTCCGACCAAAGCCTGGAGGATATGGTCGCGCGTGCCGATACGGCGCTGTATGATGCCAAGAAGGAAGGCAAGAACCGCGTCGCCATCTGGCGCGCGGCTGCCTGA
- the ahcY gene encoding adenosylhomocysteinase, translating into MATVPAAQAQDYVIADIGLAAFGRKEMDIAETEMPGLMALREEFGASQPLKGARITGSLHMTIQTAVLIETLTALGAEVRWATCNIYSTQDHAAAAIAASGVPVFAIKGETLQEYWDYVERIFDWHNHESGVCNMILDDGGDATMFALWGARVEAGEELFTPSNEEEEIFCAVLKRVLAERPGWLTKTVASIKGVSEETTTGVHRLYELAKKGKLPFPAINVNDSVTKSKFDNLYGCKESLVDAIRRGTDVMLAGKVACVAGFGDVGKGSAASLRNGGARVLVTEVDPICALQAAMEGYEVVTMEEAAPRADIFVTATGNEAVLTVDHMRAMKNMAIVSNIGHFDSEIEIAGLANMKWTEIKPQVDEVEFPDGKKIIVLSKGRLVNLGNATGHPSFVMSASFTNQTLAQIELWTKSEQYGNDVYVLPKHLDEKVAELHLEKLGVKLTKLSQRQADYIGVPVEGPYKPDHYRY; encoded by the coding sequence GTGGCCACCGTACCCGCCGCCCAGGCGCAGGATTATGTGATTGCCGATATCGGCCTCGCTGCCTTTGGCCGCAAGGAAATGGATATTGCCGAAACCGAAATGCCGGGCCTGATGGCCCTGCGCGAGGAATTCGGCGCGTCGCAGCCGCTCAAGGGCGCGCGCATCACTGGTTCGCTGCACATGACGATCCAGACCGCTGTGCTGATCGAAACGTTGACCGCGCTGGGCGCGGAAGTGCGTTGGGCGACCTGCAACATCTATTCGACGCAGGACCATGCCGCTGCCGCGATCGCCGCGTCGGGCGTGCCCGTCTTCGCCATCAAGGGCGAAACGCTGCAGGAATATTGGGACTATGTCGAGCGTATCTTCGACTGGCACAATCATGAGTCCGGCGTCTGCAACATGATCCTGGATGATGGCGGCGACGCCACCATGTTCGCGCTGTGGGGCGCACGGGTCGAAGCCGGTGAAGAATTGTTCACGCCGTCGAACGAAGAAGAGGAAATCTTCTGCGCGGTGCTCAAGCGCGTCCTGGCCGAGCGTCCGGGCTGGCTGACCAAGACCGTCGCTAGCATCAAGGGCGTGTCGGAAGAAACCACCACCGGCGTCCATCGCCTCTATGAGCTGGCCAAGAAGGGCAAGCTGCCCTTCCCCGCGATCAACGTGAACGACAGCGTCACCAAGTCGAAGTTCGACAATCTTTATGGCTGCAAAGAGTCGCTGGTCGACGCGATCCGTCGCGGCACTGACGTCATGCTGGCCGGCAAGGTCGCTTGCGTCGCGGGCTTCGGCGATGTCGGCAAGGGCTCGGCCGCCTCGCTCCGCAATGGCGGCGCGCGCGTGCTGGTGACCGAAGTCGATCCGATCTGCGCGTTGCAGGCGGCGATGGAAGGCTATGAAGTCGTGACGATGGAAGAAGCAGCGCCCCGCGCCGACATCTTCGTCACCGCGACGGGCAACGAAGCCGTCCTGACCGTCGATCATATGCGCGCCATGAAGAATATGGCGATCGTATCGAACATCGGCCATTTCGACAGCGAAATCGAGATTGCGGGCCTCGCCAACATGAAGTGGACCGAGATCAAGCCGCAGGTCGATGAAGTCGAATTCCCCGATGGCAAGAAGATCATCGTCCTGTCGAAGGGTCGCCTCGTTAACCTGGGCAACGCCACGGGTCATCCGAGCTTCGTGATGTCGGCCAGCTTCACCAACCAGACGCTGGCGCAGATCGAGCTTTGGACCAAGAGCGAGCAGTATGGCAACGACGTCTATGTCCTGCCCAAGCATCTGGACGAAAAGGTCGCCGAACTGCATCTGGAAAAGCTGGGCGTGAAGCTCACCAAGCTGAGCCAGCGCCAGGCCGACTATATCGGCGTGCCAGTCGAAGGCCCCTACAAGCCTGACCACTACCGCTACTGA
- a CDS encoding peroxiredoxin, translating into MTIATGERLPSTTFTKMTQNGPETVASDEYFAGRTVAIFSVPGAFTPTCSAKHLPGFVEKADALKTKGVDEIACTAVNDVFVMGAWGKSAGADDKVTMLADGNGDFAKAVGLTMDGSKFGLGTRGQRFSMIVKDGVVAELNVEEPGDYKVSSADHMLGQL; encoded by the coding sequence ATGACCATTGCCACAGGCGAGCGCCTCCCCAGCACCACCTTCACCAAGATGACGCAAAACGGCCCTGAAACCGTCGCTTCGGACGAGTATTTCGCGGGCCGCACCGTCGCCATCTTCTCGGTGCCGGGTGCCTTCACCCCGACTTGCTCGGCCAAGCATTTGCCCGGCTTCGTTGAAAAGGCCGATGCGCTCAAGACCAAGGGCGTGGATGAAATCGCCTGCACCGCCGTCAACGATGTGTTCGTCATGGGTGCCTGGGGCAAGTCCGCCGGTGCCGATGACAAGGTGACGATGCTCGCCGATGGCAATGGTGATTTCGCCAAGGCCGTGGGCCTGACGATGGACGGCAGCAAGTTCGGCCTCGGCACGCGCGGCCAGCGTTTCTCGATGATCGTCAAGGACGGCGTCGTCGCCGAACTCAATGTCGAGGAACCGGGCGACTATAAGGTTTCGTCGGCCGACCATATGCTCGGCCAACTCTGA
- a CDS encoding YqgE/AlgH family protein produces MDQSRFYGGHFLLALPGMDDMRFDHSVIALCVHDEHGALGIAVGEEMEEVRLRDLLESFDIDGSGVPDRPVLRGGPVEPRRGFVLHSLDWAGQDMVQVDDRWGLSGSLDILKAIGEGRGPSRYLVALGYAGWGAGQLEQEMTGESWFLAPGDKDLLFETPARRKWSAIFAAMGIDSSHLVSGAGSA; encoded by the coding sequence ATGGACCAGTCGCGCTTCTATGGCGGGCATTTCCTGCTCGCGCTTCCCGGCATGGACGACATGCGCTTCGATCATTCGGTGATCGCGCTGTGCGTGCATGACGAACATGGCGCGCTGGGCATCGCCGTGGGTGAGGAAATGGAGGAGGTGCGGCTGCGCGATCTGCTCGAAAGTTTCGATATTGACGGTAGCGGCGTGCCGGATAGGCCCGTGCTGCGCGGCGGCCCGGTCGAGCCGCGCCGAGGCTTCGTGCTGCATTCGCTCGACTGGGCGGGGCAGGACATGGTGCAGGTCGATGATCGCTGGGGCCTGTCGGGTTCGCTCGATATCTTGAAGGCGATCGGCGAGGGGCGGGGGCCAAGTCGCTATCTCGTGGCGCTGGGCTATGCCGGGTGGGGTGCTGGCCAGCTGGAACAGGAGATGACCGGTGAAAGCTGGTTCCTGGCACCGGGCGACAAGGATCTGCTGTTCGAAACGCCTGCGCGCCGCAAATGGTCGGCTATTTTCGCGGCGATGGGCATCGATTCGTCGCATCTGGTGAGCGGTGCCGGGTCCGCCTGA
- a CDS encoding AMP nucleosidase: MTQSIGKATVAQLDHIYQTSIENLREAMRAYARDGSVPAATARSERLFCYPELRIIYHGESDMPPPGRSFARLSKPGRYVTTITRPAMFADYLAEQIDLLVRDYGVEVGTGLSTQQIPFPYVLDGLDISALDGTPPTELARHFPATELAEIGDEIADGLFIPNADGDRPLALFDGLRTDFSLARLKHYTGTPAEDVQRYILFTNYHRYVDEFVAWACAELKREGSRFTALSGAGGVYVTSETADPARMIADSAWRRHQMPAYHLIAPDRSGITLVNIGVGPANAKTICDHLAVVRPEAWLMIGHCGGLRPSQRIGDYVLAHAYLRDDKVLDAMLPPEIPVPAIAEVQVAMASAAEAVLGGGDKEDFRRRLRTGTVVTTDDRNWELRYSSSALRFSLSRAVGIDMESATIAAQGYRFRVPYGTLLCVSDKPIHGELKLPGQANRFYEEAIAGHLRVGLMTCELLRKEGAKLHSRKLRAFNEPPFR; the protein is encoded by the coding sequence ATGACACAGAGCATCGGCAAGGCGACGGTCGCGCAACTCGACCATATTTATCAGACATCCATCGAAAATCTGCGTGAGGCCATGCGCGCCTACGCCCGCGACGGCAGCGTGCCCGCGGCCACCGCGCGTAGCGAACGGCTCTTCTGCTATCCCGAACTGCGGATCATTTATCATGGTGAAAGCGACATGCCGCCGCCCGGCCGTTCCTTTGCGCGCCTTTCAAAGCCCGGCCGCTATGTGACCACCATCACCCGCCCGGCGATGTTCGCCGACTATCTGGCCGAACAGATCGACCTTTTGGTCCGCGACTATGGCGTCGAGGTGGGAACGGGCCTCAGCACCCAGCAAATCCCCTTCCCCTATGTGCTGGACGGGCTGGACATCAGCGCGCTCGACGGCACGCCGCCGACCGAACTGGCGCGGCATTTCCCGGCGACGGAACTGGCCGAGATTGGCGACGAGATCGCGGATGGTCTGTTCATACCCAATGCCGATGGCGACCGACCCTTGGCGCTGTTCGACGGGCTGCGCACCGATTTCTCGCTGGCGCGGCTTAAACATTATACCGGCACGCCTGCGGAGGATGTGCAGCGCTATATATTGTTCACCAACTATCATCGCTATGTCGATGAATTCGTGGCCTGGGCCTGTGCCGAGTTGAAGCGCGAAGGCAGTCGCTTCACCGCCCTGTCAGGCGCTGGTGGCGTCTATGTCACGTCCGAAACCGCCGATCCCGCGCGGATGATCGCCGACAGCGCCTGGCGCCGGCACCAGATGCCCGCCTATCACCTGATCGCGCCTGACCGCAGCGGCATCACCCTCGTCAATATCGGCGTTGGCCCGGCCAATGCCAAGACGATCTGCGATCATCTCGCCGTGGTGCGCCCCGAAGCCTGGCTGATGATCGGCCATTGCGGTGGTCTGCGTCCCAGCCAGCGGATCGGCGACTATGTGCTGGCCCACGCCTATCTGCGCGACGACAAGGTGCTGGACGCCATGCTGCCGCCGGAAATCCCCGTCCCGGCCATCGCCGAAGTGCAGGTCGCGATGGCCAGCGCGGCCGAAGCCGTGCTGGGTGGCGGCGACAAGGAAGATTTCCGCCGTCGTCTGCGCACTGGCACCGTCGTCACCACCGACGATCGCAATTGGGAATTGCGCTATTCCAGTTCGGCGCTGCGGTTCAGCCTCTCGCGTGCCGTGGGGATCGACATGGAATCGGCGACGATCGCGGCGCAAGGCTATCGTTTCCGCGTCCCCTACGGCACTTTGCTCTGCGTTTCCGACAAGCCGATCCACGGCGAACTCAAGCTGCCGGGGCAGGCCAACCGCTTCTATGAGGAAGCGATTGCAGGCCATTTGCGCGTCGGGCTGATGACCTGCGAATTGCTGCGCAAGGAGGGTGCGAAGCTGCACAGCCGCAAGCTGCGCGCATTCAACGAGCCGCCGTTTCGCTGA
- a CDS encoding FitA-like ribbon-helix-helix domain-containing protein translates to MGQVLIRNLDEQVIAAYRELAVRNQRSLEAELRDALTRGRPMTGDRLNSMLTRLEDIRAMTPRNVRQTPPEELLREDHVD, encoded by the coding sequence ATGGGCCAAGTTCTTATCCGCAATCTCGATGAACAAGTCATCGCTGCCTATCGTGAACTGGCGGTACGCAATCAGCGTTCGTTGGAAGCTGAGTTGCGCGATGCGTTGACGCGCGGTCGGCCGATGACCGGTGATCGCCTGAACAGCATGTTGACCCGTCTTGAAGATATACGCGCGATGACGCCCCGGAATGTACGGCAGACACCGCCTGAGGAACTGCTGCGAGAAGATCACGTCGACTGA
- a CDS encoding sensor histidine kinase, with protein MTLSPLAAIILGVVLALWLAAAVWALASGQRMRREGMQAQGKFDRLATLLASAPAAPVIIHPDGRMEAADRLAKWLGKPRVPNFASELTAADGGLEPEDAAALAGEIASAQRAGKSFALPVRGVGSSRLLLIRGAPAGPELASNGGVVLWIFDATDSQAEIRSLQSKVEQLSDALEALAGLVEAAPFPMWHRTPDLRLSLVNSAYVAAVDGGSAHDVIAQGIELVEPVAGLSAQAAAADAVAQDEPIARMVPATIDGERRTMRVVDVPLGVAGVAGYAVDQHELEQARVEHRRLEAAQRDLLDRLSAGVARFGPDRALRFWNQPFISLFALHQEQLADSPLFERVLDQMRDARRIPEHRDFPAWRAERRDWFLSPDPREENWLLQDGTHLRVYAQPLPDGGLLLIFEDRTEQVQLSSARDTLLRVRTATFDNLFESIGVFSSDGRLQMWNSRFRSIWGATEEMLAKHPRIDDLMRDVQARLAKPQQANLVRELVRAATIERKQRAGHVGFADGRIFEFAAIPLPDGNALFTMLDVTDSRRVEQVLRDRNEALEQADQIKTAFVTNMSYELRTPLTTIAGFAEMMSAGYAGELSPSAKDYVDGILQSTSRLAMLIDNVLDLTQGEAGTLPIDRAPVDLATVARESAARLSSDAKAKGIDLAVSLESSLGVVQGDARRIGQAIDHLLDNALAHCGKGARVLLHGDGGADKARIVISDNGPGIPTAQQDAIFDPTARAGQARAGGRAGIGLPLARQLAQAHGGTLQLVSEAGQGTMIVIELPRG; from the coding sequence ATGACGCTCAGCCCCCTTGCCGCCATCATATTGGGTGTCGTGCTGGCCTTATGGCTGGCAGCGGCCGTCTGGGCGCTTGCCAGCGGACAGCGGATGCGGCGTGAGGGCATGCAGGCGCAGGGCAAGTTCGACCGGCTTGCCACATTGCTGGCGTCGGCCCCGGCCGCGCCGGTCATCATTCATCCCGACGGACGGATGGAAGCCGCCGATCGCCTCGCCAAATGGCTGGGCAAGCCGCGTGTGCCGAACTTCGCCTCCGAACTCACCGCTGCCGATGGCGGGTTGGAGCCTGAGGACGCAGCGGCGCTGGCGGGCGAGATTGCGTCGGCGCAGCGTGCGGGCAAGAGCTTCGCGCTGCCGGTGCGCGGGGTAGGCTCCTCGCGGCTGTTGCTGATACGCGGCGCCCCCGCCGGACCAGAACTGGCGTCCAATGGCGGCGTCGTGTTGTGGATATTCGACGCGACCGACAGCCAGGCGGAAATTCGCTCGCTGCAAAGCAAGGTCGAACAGTTAAGCGACGCGCTCGAAGCGCTGGCGGGCCTGGTCGAGGCGGCGCCCTTCCCGATGTGGCATCGGACCCCGGACCTGCGCCTCAGCCTCGTCAACAGCGCCTATGTCGCTGCCGTCGATGGCGGCAGCGCGCATGACGTCATCGCCCAGGGTATCGAATTGGTAGAGCCGGTGGCTGGCCTTTCCGCGCAAGCCGCCGCCGCCGATGCCGTCGCGCAGGACGAGCCGATTGCGCGGATGGTGCCCGCCACGATCGATGGCGAGCGGCGGACCATGCGCGTGGTCGATGTACCGCTCGGTGTCGCCGGGGTCGCGGGCTACGCGGTCGACCAGCATGAACTGGAACAGGCGCGGGTCGAGCATCGGCGGTTGGAAGCGGCGCAGCGCGACTTGCTTGATCGCCTGTCGGCCGGTGTTGCGCGCTTCGGTCCTGACCGGGCGCTGCGCTTCTGGAACCAGCCTTTCATCAGCCTGTTCGCTCTGCATCAGGAGCAACTGGCCGACTCGCCCTTGTTCGAGCGCGTATTGGACCAGATGCGCGACGCGCGGCGCATCCCGGAACATCGCGATTTCCCAGCCTGGCGCGCGGAGCGGCGCGACTGGTTCCTGTCGCCCGACCCGCGCGAGGAAAATTGGCTGTTGCAGGACGGCACCCATTTGCGCGTCTATGCTCAACCCTTGCCCGATGGCGGTCTGCTGTTGATCTTCGAGGATCGCACCGAGCAGGTGCAGTTGTCGAGCGCGCGCGACACGTTGCTGCGGGTGCGGACGGCGACGTTCGACAATCTGTTCGAATCGATCGGCGTATTTTCATCCGACGGACGGTTGCAGATGTGGAACAGCCGGTTCCGCAGTATCTGGGGCGCGACCGAGGAAATGCTGGCAAAACATCCCCGCATCGACGACCTGATGCGCGACGTGCAGGCGCGGCTCGCCAAGCCGCAACAGGCTAATCTGGTCCGCGAACTCGTCCGCGCCGCCACGATCGAGCGCAAGCAGCGCGCGGGCCATGTCGGTTTTGCCGATGGGCGCATCTTCGAATTTGCCGCCATTCCGCTGCCCGACGGCAATGCGCTCTTCACCATGCTCGACGTGACCGACAGTCGCCGGGTCGAACAGGTGCTGCGCGACCGCAACGAAGCGCTGGAGCAAGCGGACCAGATCAAGACCGCCTTTGTCACCAATATGAGCTATGAACTGCGCACCCCACTGACCACCATCGCTGGCTTTGCCGAGATGATGAGCGCGGGCTATGCCGGTGAACTCAGCCCGTCGGCCAAGGACTATGTCGATGGCATTCTCCAAAGCACGAGCCGCTTGGCGATGCTGATCGACAATGTGCTCGACCTGACACAGGGCGAAGCAGGCACCTTGCCGATCGACCGTGCGCCGGTCGATCTCGCGACCGTGGCGCGGGAGAGCGCCGCACGGCTCAGCAGCGACGCGAAAGCCAAGGGCATCGACCTCGCCGTCTCGCTGGAAAGCAGTCTGGGCGTAGTGCAGGGCGACGCCCGGCGCATCGGCCAGGCGATCGACCATCTGCTCGACAATGCGCTGGCCCATTGCGGCAAGGGCGCGCGGGTTCTGCTCCATGGCGATGGCGGGGCGGACAAGGCGCGGATCGTGATTTCCGACAATGGTCCCGGCATCCCGACGGCGCAGCAGGATGCGATTTTCGATCCGACTGCGCGCGCGGGGCAGGCGCGGGCCGGGGGACGCGCGGGCATTGGCCTGCCGCTCGCCCGGCAGTTGGCGCAGGCGCATGGTGGCACGTTGCAACTGGTATCGGAGGCTGGGCAGGGGACCATGATCGTGATCGAATTGCCGCGTGGCTGA
- a CDS encoding M2 family metallopeptidase — MKIAVSIAALAAALMMSPAMAQQAPAPTATEADAFLAKVEKAMFDHSLISSRAAWINSTYISDDSDAVAAYFGAIGTTMTVDYALEAAKYATAPGLSVETKRRLDLLRTALTLPAPTTPGAAQKLNDLSTRLQSTYGKGKGTLNGQPINGSDIEEKMGSSRNPQELKEMWLSWHDNVGAPMRGDYAKLVDIANAGAKELGFADTGAMWRSKYDMPADDFAELTVKIWAEVKPLYDELHCYTRTKLNETYGAEVQPASGPIRADLLGNMWAQEWGNIYDVVAPAGAGDLGFDVGDLLKAKGFVETRPDQVDSPDTPEKQRRGYWEKQMFKIGEGFYSSLGLEPLPATFWDRTQFIKPLDREVVCHASAWDLDNKDDLRVKMCTKINSDDFVTIHHELGHNYYQRAYNKNPYLYLDGANDGFHEAIGDFVALSITPDYLVKIGLLDAAKVPGADKDLGLLLRQAMDKVAFLPFGLLIDKWRWGVFDGSIPQDQMQKGWTDLRLQYQGIIPPAPRDETKFDAGGKYHIPGNTPYTRYFLARILQFQFYEAACKQAGWKGPLHRCSFYGNKDVGAKLNAMLEMGASKPWPDALQTFTGTRTISGKSMTAYFAPLQKWLIQQNEGKSCGW, encoded by the coding sequence ATGAAAATCGCCGTCTCGATCGCCGCGCTTGCGGCCGCCCTTATGATGTCGCCCGCGATGGCGCAGCAGGCTCCCGCACCGACGGCGACCGAGGCCGACGCCTTCCTCGCCAAGGTGGAAAAGGCGATGTTCGATCATTCGCTCATTTCCAGCCGGGCCGCCTGGATCAATTCCACCTATATCAGCGACGACAGTGACGCTGTTGCTGCCTATTTTGGTGCGATCGGCACCACCATGACGGTCGATTACGCGCTGGAAGCGGCCAAATATGCGACCGCACCTGGCCTGTCGGTGGAAACCAAGCGGCGGCTCGACCTGCTGCGCACCGCACTCACTTTGCCTGCCCCGACGACGCCTGGCGCAGCCCAAAAGTTGAACGACCTCTCGACCCGGCTTCAATCCACCTATGGCAAAGGCAAGGGCACGCTGAACGGTCAGCCGATCAACGGCAGCGACATCGAAGAAAAAATGGGTTCCAGCCGCAATCCGCAGGAACTCAAGGAAATGTGGCTGAGCTGGCATGATAATGTCGGCGCGCCGATGCGCGGCGATTATGCCAAGCTGGTCGATATCGCTAATGCAGGCGCGAAGGAATTGGGTTTTGCCGATACCGGCGCGATGTGGCGGTCGAAATATGACATGCCTGCCGATGATTTCGCTGAGCTGACCGTCAAGATATGGGCCGAGGTGAAGCCCCTCTACGACGAGCTGCATTGCTACACCCGCACCAAGCTGAACGAGACATATGGTGCGGAGGTGCAGCCCGCGAGCGGCCCGATCCGCGCCGACCTGCTCGGCAATATGTGGGCGCAGGAATGGGGCAATATCTATGATGTGGTGGCGCCCGCGGGCGCTGGCGACCTCGGCTTCGATGTCGGTGACCTGCTCAAGGCGAAGGGCTTTGTCGAAACCCGGCCCGATCAGGTGGACAGTCCCGACACCCCGGAAAAGCAGCGGCGCGGCTATTGGGAAAAGCAGATGTTCAAGATCGGCGAGGGCTTCTATTCCTCGCTTGGGCTGGAGCCGCTGCCTGCGACCTTCTGGGACCGCACCCAGTTCATCAAGCCGCTCGACCGCGAAGTCGTGTGCCATGCGTCGGCTTGGGATCTGGACAATAAAGACGATCTGCGCGTCAAAATGTGTACCAAGATCAACAGCGACGATTTCGTGACCATCCATCACGAACTCGGCCATAATTATTATCAGCGCGCCTATAACAAGAATCCCTATCTCTATCTGGACGGGGCCAATGATGGCTTCCATGAAGCGATCGGCGATTTCGTCGCATTGTCGATCACGCCCGATTATCTGGTGAAGATCGGCCTTCTTGATGCCGCCAAGGTGCCCGGCGCGGACAAGGATCTGGGGCTGCTGCTGCGGCAGGCGATGGACAAGGTCGCGTTCCTGCCCTTTGGCCTGCTGATCGACAAATGGCGCTGGGGTGTGTTCGACGGGTCCATCCCGCAGGACCAGATGCAGAAGGGATGGACCGACCTGCGGTTACAATATCAAGGCATCATCCCGCCTGCGCCGCGCGATGAGACGAAGTTCGATGCGGGTGGCAAATATCATATCCCCGGCAACACGCCCTATACGCGTTATTTCCTCGCCAGAATCCTGCAATTCCAATTCTACGAAGCAGCGTGCAAGCAAGCGGGCTGGAAAGGGCCGCTGCATCGCTGTTCCTTCTATGGCAACAAAGATGTCGGGGCGAAACTCAACGCCATGCTGGAAATGGGGGCGTCCAAACCCTGGCCCGACGCACTGCAGACCTTTACTGGTACACGCACCATTTCCGGCAAGTCCATGACCGCCTATTTTGCGCCATTGCAAAAATGGCTGATCCAACAGAATGAAGGCAAGTCTTGCGGCTGGTAA